The DNA segment GCGTCCCCCTATGGGAACGCGGGTGTTGTTCATTTCAGCGAACGACGGCGGCTCAGGCCTCCGGGTTCGTCCCGGCGCCGTCCTTGGACGACGGCACGCGGCAGCGCAGCTCCGTCTCCGCCTCCAGCGCGGTGAGGTTCTCGCGCATGGCCTTCGCCCAACGGGCGCGCGGCTGCTCCATCAGCTTCTCGTGCGCCAGGTCGATGGTCTCGCTCAGCTCGTCGTCGGACAGCTCCGACGTCGTCTTGCCCTTGTACGGACCGAACGCCACCACCACCGCGCTCGCCTTGGGACGCTCGGGCGTCTGGGCCACGGGCACCGCCGCGACCGTCGTGACCGGCGCCAGCGGCACGTCCACGTCGAGCCTCGGCTCCTCCTTCTCCGGAGTCCTGGCCGTCTCCAGCGCCTTGGGGGCCTCCGCGGGGGCGGGGGCCGGGGCCAGGGTGGGGAAGGACGCCTTCACCGGGCCGGGCTTCGAGCCCAGCACCTCGTAGGAACCGGACGCGGGGGCCGGCTCGTCGTGGGGGGCATGCGCGTCGTACTCCTCCGCCGGCATCTCCTCGCGCACGTACAGTCCGCCGAAGGCCTCCGGGTACGCCTTGCGCAGCGCCGCCACGCGGGCGCACTTCTCGATCATCGTCGTGGGAATCTTGGCCCACAGCGGCGTCTGCTGGACGTAGCCGGAGAAGTCCAGCCACACGACGACCGGCAGCTTCCCCTCGCGCACCACGCGCGACCAGGCACCCACCAGGGCGCCCTTGCGCTTGGCCGGGTTGAAGCGGTGCACCACCTCGCCCTTGCCCTGGTCCACGACGATCTCATCCTCGGCGAACACCGCGCTCGCCTGGATGCCCTTGAAGTCCGGGAAGCGCTCCGCGCGGGCGAGCATTCCGGCCTCGGAGGGCTGGAACTCGTACTTCGTCACCCAGTTGGGCCGCTCGCGGTTGCCGATGTTCTGGCGGCGCGCCACGCAGAACGCTTCCTTGAGGAGCGGATCCAACCCGCTGCGCTTGCACTGCTCGATGAAGAGGGCGAACTCGTCCTCGCTGATTC comes from the Corallococcus caeni genome and includes:
- a CDS encoding DUF4124 domain-containing protein; this translates as MGVQVPLGALPFPAPSRLEDETPASPYGNAGVVHFSERRRLRPPGSSRRRPWTTARGSAAPSPPPAR
- the bet gene encoding phage recombination protein Bet gives rise to the protein MDANVKADGTTSPQGAAWNRERVDLVKRTICPRGISEDEFALFIEQCKRSGLDPLLKEAFCVARRQNIGNRERPNWVTKYEFQPSEAGMLARAERFPDFKGIQASAVFAEDEIVVDQGKGEVVHRFNPAKRKGALVGAWSRVVREGKLPVVVWLDFSGYVQQTPLWAKIPTTMIEKCARVAALRKAYPEAFGGLYVREEMPAEEYDAHAPHDEPAPASGSYEVLGSKPGPVKASFPTLAPAPAPAEAPKALETARTPEKEEPRLDVDVPLAPVTTVAAVPVAQTPERPKASAVVVAFGPYKGKTTSELSDDELSETIDLAHEKLMEQPRARWAKAMRENLTALEAETELRCRVPSSKDGAGTNPEA